The following coding sequences are from one Tachysurus vachellii isolate PV-2020 chromosome 7, HZAU_Pvac_v1, whole genome shotgun sequence window:
- the peli3 gene encoding E3 ubiquitin-protein ligase pellino homolog 1, whose translation MVLEGSSEALCPPPSLELRPSCNKSQTSPPLDPGSQSHDAIFPGDKEPIKYGELIVLGHNGSLAGGDKGRRRSRLALYKRPKANGVKPDVIHNISTPLVSKALSNKSQHSISYTLSRSHSVIVEYTHDSNTDMFQIGRSTESMIDFVVTDMAGSSGQCQGQSQGGAGGDGGQSAQSTISRYACRIMCERSAPYTARIYAAGFDSSKNIFLGERAAKWRTSDGLMDGLTTNGVLVMHPAGEFVSEPTPGVWREISVCGNVFALRDTRSAQQRGKLVENESNTLQDGSLIDLCGATLLWRSPSGLRHTPTLKQLESLRQELNAARPQCPVGFNTLAFPSLVQRATVDKKQPWVYMNCGHVHGYHNWGFRREKDKTVGAADRECPMCRKVGPYVPLWLGCEGGLYLDAGPPTHAFCPCGHVCSEKTAQGWSQIPLPHGTHAFHAACPFCGTWLTGQHGHVKLIFQGPVD comes from the exons ATGGTTCTAGAAGGAAGCTCTGAGGCCCTGTGCCCTCCTCCATCCCTGGAGCTGCGCCCATCTTGCAACAAGAGCCAGACATCGCCCCCTCTAGATCCAGGTTCACAATCCCATGATGCCATATTTCCTGGGGACAAGGAGCCTATCAAGTATGGAGAGTTGATCGTACTTGG ACATAACGGTTCACTTGCGGGTGGTGATAAAGGGCGCAGGAGGAGTCGACTAGCCCTTTACAAAAGACCCAAAGCCAATGGCGTCAAACCTGATGTCATCCACAACATATCCACACCGCTGGTGTCAAAG gcACTGAGCAACAAAAGCCAGCACAGTATCTCCTACACACTATCAAGGAGTCATTCTGTTATAGTAGAGTATACACATGACTCCAACACAGATATGTTTCAG ATTGGACGTTCCACAGAGAGCATGATAGACTTCGTGGTGACCGACATGGCAGGCAGCAGTGGCCAGTGCCAAGGTCAGAGTCAGGGGGGAGCGGGTGGAGATGGGGGCCAGTCTGCACAGAGCACCATCTCCCGCTACGCTTGCCGCATCATGTGTGAGCGCAGTGCTCCCTACACAGCCCGCATCTATGCTGCTGGCTTCGACTCCTCCAAAAACATTTTCCTCGGG GAGCGGGCAGCTAAATGGCGGACCTCAGACGGCTTGATGGATGGGCTGACTACCAATGGCGTTTTAGTGATGCACCCTGCAGGGGAATTTGTGTCTGAGCCTACTCCTGGTGTGTGGCGGGAGATATCAGTGTGCGGGAACGTCTTCGCCCTGAGAGACACACGCTCAGCTCAACAGAGGGGCAAACTG GTCGAGAATGAGTCAAACACACTGCAGGACGGCTCTCTGATTGACCTGTGTGGAGCCACGTTGCTGTGGCGGAGCCCAAGTGGCCTACGGCACACACCTACGCTCAAGCAGCTTGAGTCACTGCGCCAAGAGTTGAATGCTGCGCGTCCTCAGTGTCCGGTGGGCTTCAACACACTAGCCTTCCCCAGCCTGGTGCAACGAGCCACTGTCGACAAGAAGCAACCTTGGGTCTACATGAACTGCGGTCACGTGCACGGCTACCACAACTGGGGCTTCCGCAGGGAGAAGGATAAAACAGTGGGGGCAGCTGACAGGGAGTGCCCTATGTGCAGGAAGGTGGGGCCCTACGTGCCCCTGTGGCTAGGCTGCGAGGGTGGCCTGTATCTGGACGCCGGACCCCCGACACATGCTTTCTGCCCCTGCGGTCACGTATGCTCAGAGAAAACAGCTCAAGGCTGGAGCCAGATCCCACTGCCCCACGGAACACATGCCTTCCACGCAGCATGCCCGTTCTGTGGCACGTGGCTCACTGGGCAGCACGGCCATGTCAAGCTCATCTTCCAAGGCCCGGTTGACTGA
- the rce1a gene encoding CAAX prenyl protease 2, which yields MPEDDGLMPVLSSQQIHNDELILPDGVCWISVLSCLLLACSYVGSLYVWKSDLPRDHPSVIKRRFTSVLIVSALSPLFVWGWKEFTGIQPTPSLLALMGIRFDGFIPAVILPLILTMVLFLGPLIQLAMDCPWGFIDGIKVAVDPCFWALCLSDMRWLRNQVVAPLTEELVFRACMLPMLVPCAGPSTAIFTCPLFFGVAHFHHVIELLRFRQGTISGIFLSAVFQFSYTAVFGAYTAFIFLRTGHLVGPVLCHSFCNYMGFPALSSAMEHPHRLTVLSFYVLGVLLFLLFLFPMTDPVFYGWPTPVCTLASSLGSLCS from the exons ATGCCAGAGGACGATGGTTTGATGCCGGTTTTGAGTTCTCAGCAGATCCACAACGATGAGCTTATTCTTCCGGATGGAGTCTGCTGGATCTCTGTACTGTCCTGTTTACTGCTCGCGTGCTCTTATGTCGGAAGTTTATACGTGTGGAAAAGTGACTTACCGAG GGACCATCCATCAGTGATAAAGAGGCGTTTCACTAGTGTGCTGATTGTGTCAGCTTTATCTCCACTCTTTGTATGGGGATGGAAAGAGTTCACAGGCATTCAG CCTACTCCATCCTTATTAGCTCTCATGGGAATCCGATTTGATGGCTTCATTCCTGCTGTCATTCTTCCCCTCATACTGACCATG GTACTGTTTCTGGGTCCTCTGATCCAGCTGGCCATGGACTGCCCTTGGGGCTTTATTGATGGAATCAAAGTTGCTGTTG ATCCTTGCTTCTGGGCGTTATGTCTGAGTGACATGCGCTGGCTACGGAATCAGGTTGTGGCACCGCTAACAGAGGAGTTGGTGTTCCGTGCGTGTATGCTACCCATGCTGGTGCCCTGTGCTGGACCCTCCACCGCCATCTTCACATGCCCACTTTTCTTTGGTGTAG CACATTTTCACCATGTTATTGAGCTCCTGCGCTTCAGACAAGGGACCATCTCAGGAATTTTTCTTTCTGCAG TGTTCCAGTTCTCATATACAGCAGTATTTGGAGCTTACACTGCGTTCATTTTTCTCAGAACAG GTCACTTGGTAGGCCCTGTGCTGTGTCACTCATTCTGTAACTACATGGGTTTTCCTGCGTTGAGTTCAGCAATGGAACATCCACATCGCCTTACTGTTTTGTCCTTCTATGTGCTGGGAGTGTTACTCTTCCTGCTGTTCCTCTTTCCTATGACTGACCCAGTGTTCTATGGCTGGCCCACACCCGTCTGCACTCTTGCCTCCTCACTTGGTTCCCTCTGCTCTTAA